Proteins encoded within one genomic window of Manis pentadactyla isolate mManPen7 chromosome 4, mManPen7.hap1, whole genome shotgun sequence:
- the EIF3I gene encoding eukaryotic translation initiation factor 3 subunit I, whose protein sequence is MKPILLQGHERSITQIKYNREGDLLFTVAKDPIVNVWYSVNGERLGTYMGHTGAVWCVDADWDTKHVLTGSADNSCRLWDCETGKQLALLKTNSAVRTCGFDFGGNIIMFSTDKQMGYQCFVSFFDLRDPSQIDNNEPYMKIPCNDSKITSAVWGPLGECIIAGHEGGELNQYSAKSGEVLVNVKEHSRQINDIQLSRDMTMFVTASKDNTAKLFDSTTLDHQKTFRTERPVNSAALSPNYDHVVLGGGQEAMDVTTTSTRIGKFEARFFHLAFEEEFGRVKGHFGPINSVAFHPDGKSYSSGGEDGYVRIHYFDPQYFEFEFEA, encoded by the exons ATG AAGCCGATCCTGTTACAGGGCCATGAGCGGTCCATTACGCAGATCAAGTACAACCGCGAGGGAGACCTCCTCTTCACGGTGGCCAAGGACCCT ATTGTCAATGTATGGTACTCTGTGAATGGTGAGAGACTGGGCACCTACATGGGCCATACTGGAGCTGTGTGGTGTGTGGATGCTGACT GGGACACCAAGCATGTCCTCACCGGTTCAGCTGACAACAGCTGTCGTCTGTGGGACTGTGAAACAG GGAAGCAGCTGGCCCTACTCAAGACCAATTCAGCTGTCCGGACCTGTGGCTTTGACTTTGGGGGCAACATCATCATGTTCTCCACGGACAAGCAGATGGGCTACCAGTGCTTCGTGAGCTTCTTTGACCTGCGGGATCCGAGCCAGATCG ACAACAACGAGCCCTACATGAAGATCCCTTGCAATGACTCCAAGATCACCAGTGCTGTTTGGGGACCCCTAGGGGAGTGTATCATTGCAGGCCATGAGGGTGGCGAGCTCAACCAGTATAGCGCCAAG tCTGGAGAGGTATTGGTGAATGTTAAGGAGCACTCCCGGCAGATCAATGACATCCAGTTATCTAGGGATATGACCATGTTTGTCACTGCATCCAAGGACAACACAGCCAAG CTCTTTGATTCTACAACCCTTGACCACCAGAAGACTTTCCGGACAGAACGGCCCGTCAACTCAGCTGCCCTCTCTCCCAACTATGACCAT GTGGTGCTGGGTGGTGGTCAGGAAGCCATGGATGTaaccaccacctccaccaggaTTGGCAAGTTTGAGGCCAG GTTCTTCCACTTGGCCTTTGAAGAAGAGTTTGGAAGAGTCAAGGGTCACTTTGGACCTATCAACAGTGTTGCCTTCCATCCTGATGGCAAGAG CTACAGCAGCGGCGGTGAAGATGGTTATGTCCGCATCCACTACTTCGACCCACAATactttgaatttgaatttgagGCTTAA